In Chrysiogenes arsenatis DSM 11915, the following proteins share a genomic window:
- a CDS encoding ATP-binding protein has translation MQEHFSFPSNFDAMQEMVQQVLVHVPQHRFSSRKLYHIRLSLDEAMTNAVKHGNQENPAKKVDVAIAVDEQSGVTLKVSDEGEGFDYQNVPQPTDDENLENIGGRGVFLVTAFADEFAYNERGNQLMLRFHYDQ, from the coding sequence ATGCAAGAACACTTTTCGTTTCCTTCTAATTTTGATGCTATGCAAGAGATGGTGCAACAAGTGTTGGTGCATGTGCCGCAACATCGCTTTTCGTCGCGCAAGCTGTATCATATTCGTCTCTCACTTGATGAGGCGATGACGAATGCGGTGAAGCATGGCAATCAGGAAAATCCTGCGAAAAAGGTTGATGTGGCTATAGCGGTGGATGAACAGTCGGGCGTGACGCTGAAGGTCTCTGACGAGGGTGAGGGGTTTGACTACCAGAATGTTCCACAGCCAACAGATGATGAAAATCTGGAAAATATTGGTGGGCGAGGGGTCTTTCTGGTAACGGCTTTTGCCGATGAATTTGCGTATAATGAACGCGGTAATCAGTTAATGCTCCGGTTCCACTACGATCAATGA
- the dut gene encoding dUTP diphosphatase produces MSDVPTLKVAITRLAHCPALPEYQSDGASGVDLRTAASVTIAAGSVALIPTGLAVAIPPGYEGQVRMRSGLALRHSLFLPNSPGTIDSDYRGEIQVLIGNWGKAPFTVEAGERIAQLVFAPIVRALWVEVDQLDETTRGSHGFGSTGRQ; encoded by the coding sequence ATGTCTGACGTTCCCACGCTGAAAGTTGCCATCACGCGATTAGCGCACTGCCCTGCACTGCCCGAGTATCAAAGTGATGGCGCCAGCGGAGTTGATCTCCGTACGGCAGCGTCGGTCACGATTGCTGCCGGTTCCGTAGCCTTGATTCCAACCGGCCTTGCCGTGGCCATCCCACCGGGCTATGAGGGGCAAGTGCGCATGCGTAGCGGGTTGGCTCTGCGCCATTCCCTTTTTCTGCCGAATAGTCCGGGAACCATCGACAGCGACTATCGCGGCGAAATTCAGGTGCTGATTGGCAATTGGGGCAAAGCCCCTTTTACGGTAGAAGCTGGCGAACGGATCGCGCAATTGGTGTTTGCACCCATCGTTCGCGCGCTATGGGTGGAAGTTGATCAGCTTGACGAAACCACACGTGGCTCTCATGGATTCGGTAGTACCGGACGGCAGTAA
- the tatC gene encoding twin-arginine translocase subunit TatC has product MSQHDAPDVRTYAHHNDEEAMPLTAHLEELRKRLQHSIIAILVFFVPVYSFSKLVLGFLQRPVLDAFPPGAVPFALLRLPEGFFTELKASFLVAILLASPFLLFQVWRFVAPGLYPQEKRFALPMMVCSSLFFFTGAAFAYYVVFPFGFAFFLSYAEGATAASLSLSWYLTFCVQLLIAFGLVFQLPIVVLFLSRLGLVTAQKMRSVRKMAILVIFVVSAILTPPDVITQLFMAGPMILLYELSVIIAQIFGKKRVETEEESYDV; this is encoded by the coding sequence TTGAGCCAGCACGACGCCCCTGATGTTCGCACCTACGCCCACCACAATGACGAAGAGGCCATGCCGCTTACCGCTCACCTCGAAGAACTCCGCAAACGACTGCAACACAGTATTATTGCGATTTTGGTATTTTTCGTGCCGGTGTACTCGTTTAGCAAGCTGGTATTAGGGTTCTTGCAACGTCCCGTTCTCGACGCGTTCCCCCCAGGTGCGGTTCCTTTTGCCTTACTCCGCTTGCCGGAAGGGTTTTTCACCGAACTTAAAGCATCGTTTCTTGTGGCAATTTTACTGGCCAGCCCGTTTCTTTTGTTCCAGGTGTGGCGTTTTGTTGCCCCAGGGCTCTATCCGCAAGAAAAGCGCTTCGCCTTACCCATGATGGTCTGCTCAAGCCTGTTCTTTTTCACGGGGGCAGCCTTTGCTTATTACGTCGTCTTTCCCTTCGGCTTTGCCTTTTTCCTCAGCTATGCAGAAGGTGCCACCGCGGCCAGCCTCTCGCTCAGTTGGTATTTAACGTTTTGCGTACAACTCCTCATCGCCTTCGGCCTCGTCTTCCAACTGCCGATTGTTGTCCTTTTCCTCAGCCGCCTTGGGCTGGTGACAGCACAAAAGATGCGTTCCGTTCGCAAGATGGCGATTCTGGTGATCTTTGTCGTTTCCGCAATCCTTACACCGCCTGACGTTATCACCCAGCTGTTTATGGCTGGCCCCATGATTCTGCTCTACGAATTGAGTGTAATTATCGCCCAAATATTTGGCAAGAAACGGGTTGAAACAGAAGAAGAATCCTACGATGTCTGA
- a CDS encoding TlyA family RNA methyltransferase, whose amino-acid sequence MKVPKIRLDKLLVDRDLAQSRERAKALIMAGEVIVNDHRVDKPGTDVPLDAVVRLKTPDIPFVSRGGLKLAHALQYFSVNPDGLRCLDIGSSTGGFTDCLLQNGAREVYAVDVGTNQLDWRLRQHPQVVVHEQTDIRRYVPANGLTFALIVTDVSFISLTKILPEVIRLGTPDAFAFIGLIKPQFELEKVKIGKGGIVRDEVFRQEAIDRVCHELEKHCLALVGITPSPITGTDGNQEYLIYCRPVLPNP is encoded by the coding sequence ATGAAAGTTCCCAAGATTCGCTTAGATAAGTTGTTAGTTGATAGAGATCTTGCTCAATCGCGCGAACGGGCAAAAGCGCTTATTATGGCAGGCGAGGTGATTGTGAATGATCACCGTGTCGATAAGCCTGGCACGGACGTTCCGCTTGACGCCGTTGTTCGTTTGAAAACTCCGGATATCCCTTTTGTCAGCCGTGGCGGTTTGAAACTCGCCCATGCTTTGCAGTATTTTTCCGTTAATCCTGATGGCCTGCGTTGTCTTGATATTGGTTCGTCGACGGGGGGCTTTACCGACTGTTTGCTGCAAAATGGGGCGCGCGAAGTGTATGCCGTGGATGTTGGCACTAATCAGCTTGATTGGCGTTTGCGGCAACATCCGCAGGTGGTCGTGCATGAGCAAACCGATATTCGGCGCTACGTTCCTGCTAATGGATTGACATTTGCGTTGATCGTGACTGATGTGTCGTTTATTTCCCTGACAAAAATCCTTCCGGAAGTGATCCGCCTTGGGACTCCAGATGCGTTTGCTTTTATTGGGCTGATTAAGCCGCAGTTTGAATTGGAGAAGGTAAAAATAGGCAAAGGTGGCATTGTACGCGATGAGGTTTTTCGCCAAGAAGCGATTGATCGTGTGTGTCACGAGCTGGAAAAGCATTGCCTTGCTCTGGTAGGGATCACACCGTCGCCGATTACGGGGACGGATGGGAATCAGGAATACCTTATTTACTGCCGTCCGGTACTACCGAATCCATGA